The following are encoded together in the bacterium genome:
- a CDS encoding translocation/assembly module TamB, protein MRWTGGGLLLLLLLLSVLGWRLSLEIPERMRRAGASLADAAAREGVAVRFGEMRFHLLHLHVSIDNVVARDALADLPLGSARSIDVSLSPLRFLTGGLPVSRILVRDFRLETGERNRALYDRWMSGRKEGPSPSLPEILLVDGSILLTSQGPVRRFQTVVRELRIREGRFRGTHVSASLERSEGDVALPGDAGGAWPFPSVEADLFYKEGVLQVRKFQAARDSATLRLSGSLDTRKRTASAKASGELDIAGWIAAGAPGSPYVRRVAREGKAEFSVTADGPWNDPEGAARLVFRNAGFPGAAGADGEAQLSLRGHVLRLVRGRANLWGGVLEADGQYGTGSGHLEGKASLRKVSLAAVPWKALGVPVSLAGTGEASVRVAGTTDRLEGSVSLAIPGGIERVSSTGKGGPAIRFPMSLEAGGSVSGGRDVRIDSFRLLAGKAESRGKGEGSIAERTLFLRGSLSLPSGKAADYGVGEPVAWERIIGEWEISGPWSRLRGNASLSAAAVSIRALPTLPLRVKIDGVPSEAIHVSADIPAQRFKASAEGTWTSPLDRSRTGSEWTIAVREFDLSDSSRWVSAVAASLDADAGGAARYLAGIEGKGDADGRIRVAAGKVSATGQFQAAHVDIRGVPLRALRVEGELGAPGSSGGWSARAEGNFGGGAFHARGSGEDGNGIGIEGTVEGLEIGHVFSLLHRDNPGKVSGVVDAGFAARRGPTGWEVSRFTAGTENLSVGTARVSGVRVTGRLGAVDGTFSLRSASPPVRIDGEVRRADGWPAKVSLSAAEVPTSLLLAAGGRPGIASGGLWSAEAGGEIRLADIVGGGPLFPAFFPALHGSVRATNLSVGEVSFGECAASARKRGDLLEGEVVTRAPDSRLAYSVSLRDPFGFRLEGPFSLVDIGNGEKANGSRRFSLLGRVQIEGALRAVEKTSGTVLVESLHYREGEFELSGKDLSARMDPTGARWTGGTILAAGNPLRLSGNVSWGGALDLRVEGKLPASTVRLAVPSVFDRLDGTVALEARITGNRDAPSIVGTGRLEGGTLSFIGYNQLFEELRADAVISREKIVFEHFEARSGGGYIDGWGEVPLKMDAGQRLYFSVDFLDMRYPYPEDFRPVVQGHVELIGPVEDLLVTGDVEVLSARYTRNLYPERALVDFSRRLSDVVARREASEFRVRLDINVTADRTIRIKNNLADLKAGGEFQVVGDTRKVIVLGTFDVYEGTVELYGSRYDLKRATVDFQDPRRINPRLDARGETRKGNYNIAVLVSGTFEKPEVDFTSDPPLSRTDIVSLLALGVTTQSAASGTGAGTSSGGGGAAAIAIGSTVGGVNEKIRSTVGLDKFAIEPGYSSTSKTYEPKFVVGKSFGDRASVSLATSVGASADSTATAEIKLRESIFLQGSWQSATTTQEGDLGADLKFRYRYRQWKDFFRGKE, encoded by the coding sequence ATGCGTTGGACCGGCGGCGGCCTGCTCCTCCTCCTCCTCCTCCTTTCGGTCCTCGGGTGGCGCTTGTCGCTCGAGATCCCGGAGAGGATGCGCCGGGCCGGGGCATCGCTGGCCGACGCCGCGGCCCGCGAAGGCGTCGCCGTCCGATTCGGGGAGATGAGGTTCCACCTCCTGCACCTCCACGTATCCATCGATAACGTGGTGGCGCGCGACGCGCTCGCGGACCTCCCCCTCGGAAGCGCCCGTTCGATCGACGTCTCCCTTTCACCGCTGCGCTTTCTCACCGGGGGTCTTCCCGTCTCCAGGATCCTGGTCCGGGATTTCCGCCTGGAAACGGGCGAACGAAACCGCGCGCTCTACGATCGATGGATGTCGGGGCGGAAGGAAGGGCCGTCACCCTCCCTTCCCGAGATCCTTCTCGTGGACGGTTCGATCCTTCTCACCTCCCAAGGCCCGGTTCGCCGGTTCCAGACGGTCGTGCGGGAACTCCGGATTCGCGAGGGACGCTTCCGCGGGACCCATGTCTCCGCGTCCCTCGAGCGGTCGGAGGGCGACGTGGCGCTGCCGGGGGACGCGGGCGGGGCATGGCCGTTCCCGTCGGTCGAGGCGGACCTTTTCTACAAGGAGGGCGTCCTGCAGGTCCGGAAGTTCCAGGCGGCGCGGGACTCCGCGACGCTTCGTCTCTCCGGCTCGCTCGACACGCGGAAGCGGACCGCGTCCGCGAAGGCGTCGGGGGAGCTGGATATCGCGGGGTGGATCGCGGCCGGCGCCCCGGGAAGTCCGTACGTGCGGCGCGTCGCCCGGGAGGGAAAAGCGGAGTTCTCCGTGACGGCCGACGGTCCGTGGAACGACCCGGAAGGGGCGGCCCGTCTCGTCTTCCGGAACGCGGGGTTCCCCGGCGCCGCCGGGGCGGACGGGGAGGCGCAGCTCTCCCTGCGCGGCCACGTCCTTCGCCTTGTCCGTGGGCGCGCGAACCTGTGGGGGGGGGTGCTGGAGGCCGACGGGCAGTACGGCACCGGGTCCGGGCATCTGGAGGGGAAGGCGTCCTTGCGCAAGGTTTCCCTCGCCGCGGTCCCCTGGAAGGCCCTCGGCGTTCCGGTCTCGCTTGCCGGGACCGGAGAAGCCTCCGTCCGCGTCGCGGGTACGACGGATCGCCTCGAAGGTTCCGTATCCCTCGCGATTCCCGGAGGCATCGAACGGGTATCCAGCACGGGGAAGGGCGGTCCCGCGATCCGGTTCCCGATGTCGCTGGAAGCGGGCGGGTCCGTTTCCGGCGGGAGGGACGTTCGGATCGATTCGTTCCGCCTGCTGGCGGGGAAAGCGGAATCGCGCGGGAAGGGCGAAGGATCGATCGCGGAGAGGACGCTCTTTCTTCGAGGGTCGCTTTCCCTTCCCTCCGGGAAGGCCGCCGACTACGGGGTCGGCGAACCTGTCGCCTGGGAAAGGATCATCGGGGAATGGGAGATCTCCGGCCCCTGGTCCCGCCTGCGCGGGAACGCGTCTCTTTCCGCGGCCGCGGTCTCGATTCGCGCTCTCCCCACCCTGCCGCTCCGGGTAAAGATCGACGGCGTGCCGTCGGAGGCGATCCACGTCTCGGCCGACATTCCCGCGCAACGGTTCAAGGCCTCCGCCGAGGGGACGTGGACCTCTCCCTTGGACCGGTCACGGACCGGTTCGGAATGGACGATCGCGGTACGGGAGTTCGATCTGTCCGATTCCTCCCGCTGGGTTTCCGCGGTCGCGGCGTCTCTCGACGCCGATGCCGGCGGCGCGGCACGCTACCTCGCGGGCATCGAGGGAAAAGGAGATGCGGACGGAAGGATCCGCGTTGCGGCGGGGAAGGTTTCGGCGACGGGACAGTTCCAGGCCGCGCACGTCGATATCCGCGGGGTTCCGCTGCGCGCCCTGCGGGTGGAGGGGGAGCTCGGGGCCCCGGGATCCTCCGGAGGCTGGAGCGCGCGCGCGGAGGGGAATTTCGGCGGCGGCGCGTTCCACGCCAGGGGGAGCGGCGAGGACGGAAACGGGATCGGGATCGAGGGAACGGTGGAGGGGCTCGAGATCGGCCATGTCTTCTCCCTGCTCCACCGCGACAACCCCGGGAAAGTGAGCGGGGTCGTCGACGCAGGGTTCGCGGCCCGCCGCGGCCCGACGGGGTGGGAGGTGTCGCGATTCACGGCCGGAACGGAGAACCTTTCGGTGGGTACGGCGCGGGTGTCCGGCGTGCGTGTGACAGGCCGCCTGGGCGCGGTCGACGGGACGTTCTCCTTGCGCTCCGCGTCGCCCCCTGTCCGGATCGACGGGGAGGTGCGCCGCGCGGACGGGTGGCCGGCGAAGGTGTCGCTGAGCGCGGCGGAAGTCCCCACGTCGCTTCTCCTCGCCGCCGGGGGGCGTCCCGGGATCGCTTCCGGGGGCTTGTGGAGCGCCGAGGCCGGCGGGGAGATCCGGCTGGCGGACATCGTCGGGGGCGGTCCCCTGTTCCCGGCGTTCTTTCCCGCCCTGCACGGCTCGGTTCGGGCGACGAATCTTTCCGTCGGGGAGGTGAGCTTCGGGGAGTGCGCCGCCTCCGCCAGGAAGCGCGGGGATCTCCTCGAAGGAGAGGTCGTGACGCGCGCACCGGACTCCCGGCTCGCGTACTCGGTATCCCTTCGGGATCCGTTCGGCTTCCGCCTCGAGGGACCGTTCAGTCTGGTCGACATTGGGAACGGGGAGAAGGCCAACGGGAGCCGCCGCTTCTCCCTTCTCGGACGCGTGCAGATCGAGGGGGCTCTCCGCGCGGTGGAGAAGACCTCGGGGACCGTACTCGTCGAATCCCTCCACTATCGGGAAGGAGAGTTCGAACTCTCGGGGAAGGACCTTTCCGCCCGGATGGATCCGACGGGGGCCCGGTGGACCGGCGGGACGATCCTCGCCGCGGGGAACCCGCTCCGTCTCTCCGGGAACGTATCCTGGGGCGGGGCACTGGACCTCCGCGTGGAAGGGAAACTGCCGGCGTCGACGGTCCGGCTTGCCGTTCCCTCCGTGTTCGACCGCCTCGACGGTACGGTGGCCCTCGAAGCCCGGATCACCGGGAACCGGGACGCCCCTTCCATCGTCGGGACGGGGCGCCTGGAAGGCGGCACCCTCTCGTTCATCGGGTACAACCAGCTCTTCGAGGAGCTCCGGGCGGACGCGGTCATCAGCCGAGAAAAGATCGTGTTCGAACATTTCGAGGCGAGGAGCGGGGGGGGCTACATCGACGGATGGGGAGAGGTCCCCCTCAAGATGGACGCGGGGCAGCGCCTGTACTTCTCGGTCGACTTCCTCGACATGCGGTATCCTTACCCGGAGGATTTTCGTCCCGTTGTCCAGGGCCACGTGGAGTTGATCGGCCCGGTGGAAGACCTCCTGGTGACGGGGGATGTCGAGGTGCTGTCCGCGCGCTACACCCGGAACCTGTACCCGGAGAGGGCGCTCGTCGACTTCAGCCGGAGGCTCTCGGATGTCGTTGCGAGGAGGGAGGCATCCGAATTCCGCGTCCGGCTGGACATCAACGTCACCGCGGATCGCACGATCCGGATCAAGAACAACCTTGCGGACCTGAAAGCCGGCGGGGAGTTCCAGGTCGTGGGGGACACCCGCAAAGTGATCGTCCTCGGGACCTTCGATGTCTATGAAGGGACCGTCGAGCTGTACGGCAGCCGGTACGACCTGAAGCGGGCCACCGTGGACTTCCAGGATCCACGGAGGATCAACCCCCGCCTGGACGCGCGGGGCGAGACGAGGAAGGGGAACTACAATATTGCGGTCCTGGTCTCCGGGACGTTCGAGAAGCCGGAGGTGGACTTCACGTCCGACCCGCCGTTGAGCCGGACCGACATCGTGAGCCTCCTGGCGCTCGGCGTCACGACGCAGAGCGCCGCTTCCGGCACGGGCGCCGGGACCTCTTCCGGCGGGGGCGGCGCGGCGGCAATCGCCATCGGGAGCACCGTGGGGGGGGTGAACGAGAAGATCCGAAGCACGGTCGGACTCGACAAGTTCGCCATCGAACCGGGGTATTCCTCGACCTCGAAGACGTACGAACCGAAGTTCGTTGTGGGGAAATCGTTCGGGGATCGGGCCTCCGTTTCGCTGGCCACGAGCGTCGGCGCATCGGCCGACAGCACCGCGACCGCCGAGATCAAGCTTCGAGAGAGTATATTCCTCCAGGGGTCATGGCAAAGCGCCACCACGACCCAGGAGGGGGACCTCGGCGCCGACCTCAAGTTCCGTTACCGGTATCGCCAATGGAAGGACTTCTTTCGTGGAAAGGAGTGA
- a CDS encoding tetratricopeptide repeat protein: MGFLDSLRKFFSSQEQEDRVSLSRKVQGSPNDPQARQKLGIFLVQHGEIVEGLDQLARAAVLYEKDGFTSKAIAVLRQMQKHDPGNNDFQKWLIRLLAQEGLSSDAQAELRKVAANPARFTSDEQRLDFFRQTAEFLKMSPLPRLYICDVLRGQRKLHEAVSELEKALPQTRSSGMYAEFSERLRAIVAHAGHDLAPIEPCGFLWLAVGMPEEGLPILGRVSDAEAESGDPGRAATMREVLDAIRGGWDVAAAGVFSFTDAARRLAEPEPSRGEAPPAPERHEPPQDAPAKVPIPRTESAGGGYEREESIVRNALGRLQAKVDEEIGDTDLEARYNLGIAYKEMGLHEEAAAEFRLAMRRTDLFVGAGSLLADTLADRSDFDGALAVLDAVLAATTGGGEAERDVRYHKAVLLENAGRRDEARDIFRDLREKSPGYRDVEARLKS; this comes from the coding sequence ATGGGATTCCTCGATTCCCTCAGGAAATTCTTCTCCTCGCAGGAGCAGGAGGACCGCGTTTCCCTGTCCCGGAAGGTGCAGGGGTCGCCGAACGACCCGCAGGCCCGCCAGAAGCTCGGGATCTTCCTGGTGCAACATGGGGAGATCGTCGAAGGGCTGGACCAGCTTGCCCGCGCCGCCGTCCTGTACGAGAAGGACGGCTTCACCAGCAAGGCGATCGCGGTTCTGCGCCAGATGCAGAAGCATGATCCCGGGAACAACGACTTCCAGAAATGGCTGATCCGGCTCCTGGCGCAGGAGGGACTCTCTTCGGATGCGCAGGCCGAGCTCCGGAAGGTGGCGGCCAACCCGGCGAGGTTCACCTCCGACGAGCAGCGGCTCGACTTCTTCCGGCAGACGGCGGAGTTCCTGAAGATGTCCCCGCTGCCGCGGCTCTACATCTGCGACGTCCTCCGGGGCCAGAGGAAGCTGCACGAGGCGGTGAGCGAGCTGGAAAAGGCCCTCCCGCAGACGAGGTCCAGCGGGATGTACGCCGAGTTCTCCGAGCGGCTGCGCGCCATCGTGGCCCACGCCGGCCACGACCTTGCCCCCATCGAGCCGTGCGGTTTCCTGTGGCTTGCGGTCGGGATGCCCGAGGAAGGGCTTCCGATCCTCGGCCGGGTCTCCGACGCCGAGGCCGAATCCGGCGACCCCGGGCGCGCGGCGACCATGCGGGAAGTCCTCGACGCCATCCGCGGCGGTTGGGATGTCGCGGCCGCCGGCGTGTTCTCTTTCACGGATGCGGCCAGGCGGCTGGCCGAGCCGGAGCCGTCCAGGGGGGAAGCGCCGCCGGCTCCGGAGCGCCACGAACCCCCGCAGGATGCTCCGGCGAAGGTGCCGATACCGCGTACGGAATCGGCCGGAGGAGGGTACGAGCGGGAGGAGAGCATCGTTCGGAACGCTCTCGGGCGGTTGCAGGCGAAGGTCGATGAAGAGATCGGGGACACCGACCTCGAGGCCCGGTACAACCTTGGGATCGCGTACAAGGAGATGGGGCTGCACGAAGAGGCCGCGGCCGAGTTCCGGCTCGCGATGCGCAGAACGGATCTTTTCGTGGGGGCGGGGTCGCTTCTGGCCGACACGCTCGCCGACCGTTCCGACTTCGATGGAGCCCTCGCCGTGCTCGATGCGGTTCTTGCCGCGACCACCGGCGGGGGAGAGGCGGAGCGCGACGTGCGCTACCACAAGGCGGTGCTCCTGGAAAATGCCGGACGGCGGGACGAGGCGCGGGATATTTTCCGGGACCTCCGGGAAAAGTCGCCGGGGTACCGGGACGTCGAAGCCCGCCTGAAGTCCTGA